A single region of the Palaemon carinicauda isolate YSFRI2023 chromosome 17, ASM3689809v2, whole genome shotgun sequence genome encodes:
- the LOC137656095 gene encoding solute carrier family 22 member 20-like isoform X2, with protein MEESSTYYNSECLVPSNTSTIDINVTQLHPTQRLTNDLSCPIVDYDRSTFTSTVISQWDLVCERAALRPIFQTLFTLGGILGSLVGGYVGDRWGRKRAVQIGCIVNTLVVVGMFFTPLYAVVVILRFVAGCTIMGMLVPAWSLVLESTPAKLRSRVGMLLGLPFSASTMGMALLGYLIRTWKYLLLACASPVLILLPLSFISDESPRWLLQKGHVEEALAILQKAARVNNARLSTPLNITIDKLIQTIDEDAETAEERVSFLTPMREVVRQVCSYLRSPAMRIIILVTPVIWFLQSCLYLGVIMNANNFTSTDPFLYLALSGIMEGSAILIITPLTTRIGRRIMVWAGLALGGLLMLLELLIPYRYYWAKWVLVMVGFLLVAGSYQVNYMYAPELFPTEARARGFAFVTVMGSIGFSCAPLITDVLSQYSSWAVGATFGCSGILGGLLVPLLPETRNTSLPETLQDVEDRRNAIISKAKRKKKKKKDRNKFRDSVRSEQYYIDDEELGTELSETSTVREYSTVDFPTTVCSGVRQ; from the exons ATGGAGGAAAGTTCTACCTACTACAACAGTGAGTGCCTGGTGCCATCCAATACCTCTACAATAGATATCAATGTCACCCAACTGCATCCAACACAGCGGCTAACGAATGACCTATCGTGCCCAATTGTGGACTACGACAGGTCTACTTTCACATCCACAGTCATATCTCAG TGGGACCTCGTGTGTGAGCGTGCTGCCCTGAGACCAATTTTCCAGACACTCTTCACTCTCGGGGGAATTCTTGGAAGTCTCGTCGGGGGATACGTAGGAGACAG ATGGGGCCGCAAGAGAGCTGTACAGATTGGTTGTATAGTCAACACACTTGTAGTGGTAGGGATGTTTTTCACACCTTTATACGCCGTCGTTGTGATCCTCCGCTTTGTTGCGGGATGTACGATAATGGGAATGCTCGTCCCAGCTTGGAGTTTAG TTCTGGAATCTACGCCAGCTAAATTACGCAGTAGAGTTGGAATGCTCCTTGGTCTACCCTTCTCTGCGAGTACAATGGGAATGGCCCTCCTCGGATATCTTATCAGGACGTGGAAGTACCTCTTGCTGGCCTGCGCCTCACCAGTCCTCATCTTGCTTCCGTTGTCCTT CATCTCAGATGAATCTCCTCGCTGGCTGCTGCAGAAGGGCCACGTGGAAGAGGCCTTAGCCATACTGCAGAAGGCTGCGAGGGTCAACAACGCTCGGCTCTCCACTCCGTTAAATATCACCATAGATAAACTGATACAA ACCATAGACGAGGACGCAGAGACGGCCGAGGAGAGAGTATCCTTCCTCACCCCGATGCGAGAGGTGGTGAGGCAGGTGTGTTCGTACCTGCGTTCGCCCGCCATGAGAATCATAATCCTGGTGACTCCTGTCATCTGGTTCCTGCAGAGCTGCCTCTACCTCGGAGTCATCATGAATGCCAACAACTTCACCAG CACAGACCCCTTCCTGTACCTGGCGCTATCAGGGATTATGGAAGGATCAGCTATATTGATCATCACGCCTCTCACCACCAGAATAGGACGAAGGATCATGGTGTGGGCAGGACTTGCACTCGGAGGACTCTTGATGCTTCTCGAATTACTCATTccataca GATACTACTGGGCCAAGTGGGTTCTGGTGATGGTAGGATTCCTTCTCGTGGCAGGATCGTATCAG GTCAACTACATGTACGCCCCTGAGCTTTTCCCTACGGAGGCTCGCGCCAGGGGCTTCGCCTTCGTCACTGTCATGGGCAGCATTGGATTCTCCTGCGCGCCTCTCATCACTGACGTTTTA TCGCAGTACAGCTCGTGGGCCGTAGGAGCGACCTTCGGCTGCTCCGGCATCCTCGGAGGACTCCTAGTGCCACTCCTGCCGGAGACGCGAAACACATCCCTGCCGGAGACGCTGCAGGACGTCGAGGACAGGAGAAACGCCATCATTTCCAAagccaagaggaagaagaagaagaagaaagacaggaACAAGTTCAGGGACTCCGTCAGAAGCGAACAGTATTATATTGACGATGAGGAACTCGGGACGGAGTTGAGCGAGACGTCTACAGTCAGAGAATACTCTACAGTTGATTTCCCCACGACTGTGTGCTCTGGTGTGAGACAATAA
- the LOC137656095 gene encoding solute carrier family 22 member 20-like isoform X1, with the protein MSNQDGFDDLLTAIGFGKWQIPSLLVTVLAMSQFSVQLLGSPLLSAPLPFRCFPGPPDIANSSNITMEESSTYYNSECLVPSNTSTIDINVTQLHPTQRLTNDLSCPIVDYDRSTFTSTVISQWDLVCERAALRPIFQTLFTLGGILGSLVGGYVGDRWGRKRAVQIGCIVNTLVVVGMFFTPLYAVVVILRFVAGCTIMGMLVPAWSLVLESTPAKLRSRVGMLLGLPFSASTMGMALLGYLIRTWKYLLLACASPVLILLPLSFISDESPRWLLQKGHVEEALAILQKAARVNNARLSTPLNITIDKLIQTIDEDAETAEERVSFLTPMREVVRQVCSYLRSPAMRIIILVTPVIWFLQSCLYLGVIMNANNFTSTDPFLYLALSGIMEGSAILIITPLTTRIGRRIMVWAGLALGGLLMLLELLIPYRYYWAKWVLVMVGFLLVAGSYQVNYMYAPELFPTEARARGFAFVTVMGSIGFSCAPLITDVLSQYSSWAVGATFGCSGILGGLLVPLLPETRNTSLPETLQDVEDRRNAIISKAKRKKKKKKDRNKFRDSVRSEQYYIDDEELGTELSETSTVREYSTVDFPTTVCSGVRQ; encoded by the exons ATGTCCAACCAGGATGGCTTTGACGACCTCCTGACAGCCATAGGATTCGGGAAATGGCAGATTCCTTCGCTTCTAGTCACCGTACTCG CAATGTCCCAGTTTTCCGTACAGCTCCTGGGGTCACCTCTCCTGAGCGCCCCTTTGCCCTTCCGCTGTTTCCCAGGTCCGCCGGACATCGCAAACAG CAGTAACATTACCATGGAGGAAAGTTCTACCTACTACAACAGTGAGTGCCTGGTGCCATCCAATACCTCTACAATAGATATCAATGTCACCCAACTGCATCCAACACAGCGGCTAACGAATGACCTATCGTGCCCAATTGTGGACTACGACAGGTCTACTTTCACATCCACAGTCATATCTCAG TGGGACCTCGTGTGTGAGCGTGCTGCCCTGAGACCAATTTTCCAGACACTCTTCACTCTCGGGGGAATTCTTGGAAGTCTCGTCGGGGGATACGTAGGAGACAG ATGGGGCCGCAAGAGAGCTGTACAGATTGGTTGTATAGTCAACACACTTGTAGTGGTAGGGATGTTTTTCACACCTTTATACGCCGTCGTTGTGATCCTCCGCTTTGTTGCGGGATGTACGATAATGGGAATGCTCGTCCCAGCTTGGAGTTTAG TTCTGGAATCTACGCCAGCTAAATTACGCAGTAGAGTTGGAATGCTCCTTGGTCTACCCTTCTCTGCGAGTACAATGGGAATGGCCCTCCTCGGATATCTTATCAGGACGTGGAAGTACCTCTTGCTGGCCTGCGCCTCACCAGTCCTCATCTTGCTTCCGTTGTCCTT CATCTCAGATGAATCTCCTCGCTGGCTGCTGCAGAAGGGCCACGTGGAAGAGGCCTTAGCCATACTGCAGAAGGCTGCGAGGGTCAACAACGCTCGGCTCTCCACTCCGTTAAATATCACCATAGATAAACTGATACAA ACCATAGACGAGGACGCAGAGACGGCCGAGGAGAGAGTATCCTTCCTCACCCCGATGCGAGAGGTGGTGAGGCAGGTGTGTTCGTACCTGCGTTCGCCCGCCATGAGAATCATAATCCTGGTGACTCCTGTCATCTGGTTCCTGCAGAGCTGCCTCTACCTCGGAGTCATCATGAATGCCAACAACTTCACCAG CACAGACCCCTTCCTGTACCTGGCGCTATCAGGGATTATGGAAGGATCAGCTATATTGATCATCACGCCTCTCACCACCAGAATAGGACGAAGGATCATGGTGTGGGCAGGACTTGCACTCGGAGGACTCTTGATGCTTCTCGAATTACTCATTccataca GATACTACTGGGCCAAGTGGGTTCTGGTGATGGTAGGATTCCTTCTCGTGGCAGGATCGTATCAG GTCAACTACATGTACGCCCCTGAGCTTTTCCCTACGGAGGCTCGCGCCAGGGGCTTCGCCTTCGTCACTGTCATGGGCAGCATTGGATTCTCCTGCGCGCCTCTCATCACTGACGTTTTA TCGCAGTACAGCTCGTGGGCCGTAGGAGCGACCTTCGGCTGCTCCGGCATCCTCGGAGGACTCCTAGTGCCACTCCTGCCGGAGACGCGAAACACATCCCTGCCGGAGACGCTGCAGGACGTCGAGGACAGGAGAAACGCCATCATTTCCAAagccaagaggaagaagaagaagaagaaagacaggaACAAGTTCAGGGACTCCGTCAGAAGCGAACAGTATTATATTGACGATGAGGAACTCGGGACGGAGTTGAGCGAGACGTCTACAGTCAGAGAATACTCTACAGTTGATTTCCCCACGACTGTGTGCTCTGGTGTGAGACAATAA